One segment of Lachancea thermotolerans CBS 6340 chromosome E complete sequence DNA contains the following:
- the BUD14 gene encoding protein phosphatase regulator BUD14 (weakly similar to uniprot|P27637 Saccharomyces cerevisiae YAR014C BUD14 Protein involved in bud-site selection diploid mutants display a random budding pattern instead of the wild-type bipolar pattern): MQDIIDEAYGKYAQGSSRESTMHTNLLCDPDLVEDYSDIVKTMPKKVREDEESVSVNGSVVLNPNNQHSSPSKSATFSVGEKFGRYGLASRPKPEPIGGSDKRTEDYSDEYEYSDSEFEDNIETRLKDLSSDANNSSPMKFFNSEQNVGQSSEDDLTTSRSSRTKLQSSTNFVGASDLRASHSDDEGLDSSTSDQEDDDDDDDDEMNEDEFQSLAPPEEIDPSKLYALYPFQGPDPSHCQLFQDQSCVLLNDQDSYWWLVKRCNDGKIGFAPAEILETFPERLARLNCWKNENMSGRSVGSTEGNEGKERDSANTEDDEASSAPYTKGNKSVSFNDVVSYAERYFQDGSDEALGEEETEQTNKEGHSSEDSHPEKDPLENLESEKLLLSGSPLDKVYKATLEPEEDDISEVVSDVSFNTGGTLPLHVKKTRTMQTENQHKPEHDYNTEKLKGHLSPVPQARDARRLLKAVDDGLQQTFKAPTIPFAGSKDLPKSNSNYSISTIGEYSPSSSEWTNDSPQVNNGNFDVEPAVEGIPSTRAIKDISKIVSSMKEDDVYDAEDEEDPTMPKATRSEAITRDSSHRESTSASSNESSINEERGTSATTINSTISFNELKNKHHPVVHELYNPLFDRIDELLRKINAVMSD; encoded by the coding sequence ATGCAGGATATCATAGACGAAGCATACGGCAAGTATGCTCAGGGCAGCTCTCGGGAATCAACCATGCACACAAATCTACTTTGCGACCCTGACCTAGTAGAGGACTATAGCGACATAGTTAAAACAATGCCTAAGAAAGTGCGAGAGGATGAGGAAAGCGTAAGCGTAAATGGGAGCGTTGTGCTAAATCCAAACAACCAGCATTCTTCTCCCTCCAAATCGGCAACTTTCTCAGTGGGCGAGAAGTTTGGCCGCTACGGATTGGCTTCCCGGCCAAAGCCTGAACCTATAGGGGGCTCCGACAAGCGCACTGAGGATTACAGCGATGAATACGAGTACTCGGACTCAGAGTTTGAAGATAACATAGAAACTAGGCTTAAAGATTTGAGCTCAGACGCCAACAACAGCTCTCCCATGAAGTTTTTCAACTCTGAACAAAACGTTGGACAGTCTTCTGAAGATGATCTGACCACATCACGCTCAAGCCGCacaaaacttcaaagcagCACCAACTTTGTTGGAGCTTCAGATCTAAGGGCCAGCCATAGCGATGATGAGGGTTTAGAttcttcaacttcagaTCAAGAggatgacgatgatgatgacgatgacgagATGAATGAAGACGAATTTCAGTCCCTCGCACCTCCTGAAGAGATAGACCCAAGCAAACTTTATGCTCTTTACCCATTCCAGGGGCCTGACCCTTCACATTGCCAGTTGTTTCAAGATCAGAGCTGCGTGCTACTCAATGACCAGGACTCTTACTGGTGGCTAGTCAAAAGGTGCAACGATGGGAAAATAGGATTTGCTCCCGCAGAGATCCTGGAAACCTTTCCAGAGCGCTTAGCTAGATTAAACTGTTGGAAAAACGAAAATATGTCCGGCCGGTCCGTTGGCAGTACTGAGGGCAACGAGGGAAAAGAGCGGGACTCTGCAAATACGgaggatgatgaagccTCTTCAGCCCCATACACTAAAGGGAACAAGTCTGTCAGTTTTAATGACGTGGTGAGCTATGCCGAGCGATATTTCCAAGACGGAAGCGATGAAGCTTTGGGTGAAGAGGAAACAGAGCAAACTAACAAAGAAGGTCATAGTTCAGAAGATTCACATCCCGAAAAAGACCCTCTTGAAAATTTAGAATCTGAAAAGTTGCTACTTTCAGGGTCCCCGCTTGACAAGGTTTATAAGGCTACACTTGAACCTGAAGAGGACGATATCAGTGAGGTTGTCAGTGACGTATCATTCAATACTGGCGGTACCTTGCCGCTTCACGTGAAAAAGACCAGAACAATGCAAACGGAGAACCAACATAAACCAGAACACGACTACAACACTGAGAAACTGAAGGGTCATCTATCGCCTGTTCCACAGGCTCGTGATGCACGCAGGCTACTTAAAGCTGTTGATGACGGGCTTCAGcaaactttcaaagcacCCACGATACCTTTTGCAGGTAGCAAAGATCTGCCTAAGTCGAACTCTAATTATTCGATTTCAACAATAGGAGAGTActcgccttcttcttcagagtgGACAAATGACTCTCCACAGGTCAACAACGGAAATTTCGATGTCGAGCCCGCTGTGGAAGGCATTCCTTCAACCAGAGCAATTAAGGATATCTCCAAGATAGTCAGCTCGATGAAGGAAGATGACGTATACGAcgcagaagatgaagaagatcctACTATGCCAAAAGCAACAAGAAGTGAGGCAATCACTCGCGATTCTTCTCATCGTGAAAGCACCTCAGCATCTTCCAACGAATCTAGCATAAACGAAGAACGTGGCACCTCAGCAACCACCATCAATAGTACCATTTCATTCAACGAGCTGAAAAATAAGCACCACCCTGTTGTTCATGAGCTCTATAACCCACTTTTCGATAGAATCGATGAGCTACTGCGGAAAATTAACGCTGTTATGAGTGACTAG
- the ADE1 gene encoding phosphoribosylaminoimidazolesuccinocarboxamide synthase (highly similar to uniprot|P27616 Saccharomyces cerevisiae YAR015W ADE1 N-succinyl-5-aminoimidazole-4-carboxamide ribotide (SAICAR) synthetase required for 'de novo' purine nucleotide biosynthesis red pigment accumulates in mutant cells deprived of adenine) encodes MALRETNLDGILPLLAKGKVRDIYEVDSKTLLFVATDRISAYDVIMKNTIPDKGVLLTKLSEFWFSYLSDDVRNHLVEIPENKTIFDLLPAQLSEPKYKSQLEGRCMLIQKFKLIPLEVIVRGYITGSAWKEYKKTGTVHGLEAPSGLQESEEFPTPIFTPSTKAEQGEHDENISPAQAAALVGQDLCDRVASLAIKLYSKCKDYARTKGIIIADTKFEFGIDESTNEIILVDEVLTPDSSRFWNGQNYKIGQPQDSYDKQFLRNWLTANKLNGVDGVSMPEDIVRNTRSKYVEAYETLTGENF; translated from the coding sequence ATGGCCTTACGTGAAACAAACTTGGATGGCATCTTGCCTCTCCTGGCGAAGGGTAAGGTGAGGGACATTTACGAGGTGGATTCCAAAACGTTACTGTTTGTTGCAACCGATCGTATCTCTGCCTATGATGTCATTATGAAGAACACAATCCCAGACAAAGGTGTTCTTTTGACGAAGCTTTCGGagttttggttttcatACTTGAGTGATGATGTCCGGAACCACCTAGTGGAAATCccagaaaacaaaacgaTATTTGATCTTCTGCCAGCGCAGCTCTCTGAACCCAAATATAAGTCTCAATTGGAAGGCAGGTGTATGCTcattcaaaagttcaaacttATTCCTTTGGAAGTGATCGTGCGTGGATACATTACAGGCTCGGCCTGGAAAGAGTACAAGAAGACGGGCACAGTGCACGGCCTCGAGGCCCCAAGCGGCCTACAAGAATCGGAGGAGTTTCCAACCCCAATCTTCACACCCTCGACCAAAGCTGAACAGGGCGAGCACGACGAAAACATTTCTCCAGCTCAGGCAGCTGCTCTGGTTGGCCAAGATCTGTGCGACAGGGTCGCTTCCTTGGCGATTAAGCTGTATTCTAAGTGCAAAGATTATGCCCGTACTAAAGGCATAATAATTGCCGACACAAAGTTCGAGTTCGGAATAGACGAGTCCACTAACGAGATAATATTAGTTGATGAGGTATTGACACCAGACTCCTCTCGATTCTGGAATGGGCAAAACTATAAGATAGGACAACCCCAAGATTCCTATGACAAACAGTTTCTAAGAAACTGGCTGACAGCCAATAAACTTAATGGCGTTGATGGTGTTTCTATGCCAGAGGACATTGTTAGAAATACAAGATCTAAGTATGTGGAGGCTTATGAGACGCTCACGGGGGAAAACTTTTAG
- the KIN3 gene encoding serine/threonine protein kinase KIN3 (similar to uniprot|P22209 Saccharomyces cerevisiae YAR018C KIN3 Nonessential protein kinase with unknown cellular role), with the protein MYNRRPEFREYTGPRTGSYQVLEEIGRGSFGSVRKVIHLPTNKVLVRKEIKYGHMNSKERQQLISECAILSQLKHEHIVEFYEWDSDKDVLYFYMEYCSNGDLSQMISFFKKQRKYIPEKIVWSIMVQILIALYRCHYGADLAPLETIYDRTKPPVKGSNIVIHRDLKPGNIFLSTERVPDPLAAPQTLDYSKVSVKLGDFGLAKALGASVEFATTYVGTPYYMSPEVLMDQPYSPLSDIWSLGCVIYEMCTLRPPFQAKTYSELQRKIKAGNFDRIPEYYSDELQKLIESCIDPNLRTRASTYSLLQDPQLRVARKSLQLERFEDNLMDYEKELMNIGDILERQAGEYEAELAVIKYQYRKEFDAAVEQRVREVLNGKKVTGTPEIMAGRNHLHRPDYHWRVKGR; encoded by the coding sequence ATGTACAATAGAAGACCGGAGTTTCGGGAGTATACCGGTCCCCGAACGGGAAGCtatcaagttcttgaagaaattggaaGGGGCTCGTTCGGCTCCGTCCGTAAGGTTATACACCTTCCAACCAACAAGGTTTTGGTTCGCAAGGAAATAAAATATGGACACATGAATTCTAAGGAGCGCCAACAATTGATATCAGAATGCGCAATTTTAAGCCAGCTGAAGCACGAACACATCGTGGAGTTTTACGAATGGGACTCAGACAAGGACGTTCTGTACTTCTACATGGAATACTGCAGTAACGGGGATCTTTCGCAAATGATAAGCTTTTTTAAGAAGCAGCGAAAATATATACCCGAAAAAATAGTATGGAGTATAATGGTGCAGATCCTAATTGCGTTGTACCGCTGCCACTATGGAGCTGATCTTGCACCGCTCGAAACAATCTACGACAGGACGAAACCTCCTGTAAAAGGGTCTAATATTGTTATTCACAGAGATCTAAAGCCTGGAAACATATTTCTTAGTACAGAGAGGGTTCCAGATCCATTAGCAGCTCCCCAAACTCTTGACTATAGCAAAGTTTCTGTTAAGTTGGGAGATTTTGGCCTTGCAAAGGCTCTAGGGGCAAGTGTAGAGTTTGCCACCACATACGTGGGGACGCCATACTATATGTCTCCAGAGGTTTTGATGGACCAGCCTTATTCACCTCTAAGTGATATTTGGTCCTTGGGCTGCGTGATCTATGAAATGTGTACGTTGAGGCCCCCATTCCAGGCTAAAACATACAGCGAACTCCAAAGGAAAATCAAAGCGGGTAACTTTGACCGCATCCCGGAATACTATTCAGACGAGCTACAGAAACTAATAGAGTCCTGCATAGACCCAAACCTGCGAACTCGCGCCTCCACATACTCTTTACTACAAGACCCTCAGCTTCGAGTTGCCAGAAAAAGCCTTcagcttgaaagatttgaagataaCTTGATGGATTATGAAAAGGAATTAATGAACATTGGTGATATTTTAGAGCGGCAAGCCGGCGAATACGAAGCAGAATTGGCCGTCATTAAGTACCAATACCGCAAAGAGTTTGATGCTGCAGTTGAGCAACGCGTGAGGGAAGTTTTGAACGGAAAGAAAGTTACTGGCACGCCTGAGATAATGGCAGGGAGGAATCACTTGCATAGACCTGACTATCATTGGCGTGTGAAAGGAAGGTAA